Sequence from the Panicum virgatum strain AP13 chromosome 5N, P.virgatum_v5, whole genome shotgun sequence genome:
ATGCTTGAGATGTCTGTTTCTGGACCACAAGAAAGCTCAATTAGATATGATATGACACATCCCATGGCAAATTTCTTCAGTTATATTCAGGCTACAGAAGAAATTTCGGCTACACATGCTCATGTACCACTGCTAATCGTTCTTTTACTAAGTAGAACAAAGCAAAACAGTCCACAAATGCAATTACGTAGAGCAGAGCAATCACACTGGCTACGAGCCAGCTGAGATTGCTTGAGATTATGTACAAATTGACCACAAAGGTTGTGGCAAATTACGCTGCAAATGAGCAAAGTTTACGCCCCATCTTGCTTTGGCTTTTGGCTCAGCTCCGAGTATTGGCCTCCCATCAGCTGAAGAATCTCAGTCCACAAGCAGGAAGGGTCCGTCGTCAAGGCATCCGTTATCAGGCCTGAGCTGCAAGAAGTGACAACCCAGTATCCTGCGTCAATCTCACTCAGCAGTTGGTCATGATCCCATGCAGAGTACCCCACATAGAACTTCAGGTCTTCAGGCTTCACCGTACCATTATTCATCAGAGCACCGGCCTTCTCCAGGTCAGTCCTGAAACCAAAGCAGACGCCTGGTACCACCTCTTCGAACCCCTTGATTGGTTTTCCCTCGGTAGTCCTCATCAGGAACAGGCTCATGTCGACAGGGCCTCCAAACAGCAGAGAGCAATCGCCAAAAGGGGTTGCTTTCTCGCCGAAGGATGGGTTCACATGTTTCATCTTTGTGTACAGTGGACGGTTCAGGATGATACCAAACGGGCCATCATAGGCATCTCTTGAACCCAGACTTAGGAGAAGGATAACTGTCCTCTCAAAGGTACCATTGCCATCAAGCTCTTCAGTGGCGACCAACACGCATCCAGACTCTGGCATAGGAATAGAATGAGCCCACTTCCGGGGAAGATGATATACTTGTCCATCCTTAGCTGTCTGTGGTGGACTATTTGCATCTACTGCTTGTTCCTGGTTTGAATACAGGATAAGAACAGATTAAACAAAGAAATAGGACCAAGTCAGTAAGAGATTTCTTAACCAAAACAACAGTTAGCTTCAGGTAGACACAGCCTATTGCTTTGCTAAACGAGGAGAAAAATAAATGGGTCTGATAAGTACATCAGTCATCAAGTGAATATACAGGACAAAATGAAAAGTATTTGGG
This genomic interval carries:
- the LOC120673466 gene encoding UPF0301 protein Cpar_0662-like, whose translation is MDMWALNLKAGGPCLTARPQPATPSPLAAAGEIGSLAVGLTRWRRQPARWPRLVVSASGRRSKSSREDGDESKDKASSSGKSDASTPSGDASNRTSQNQGEPKSNDMMFIPSNLSYWRDVRASFVIPKLEQAVDANSPPQTAKDGQVYHLPRKWAHSIPMPESGCVLVATEELDGNGTFERTVILLLSLGSRDAYDGPFGIILNRPLYTKMKHVNPSFGEKATPFGDCSLLFGGPVDMSLFLMRTTEGKPIKGFEEVVPGVCFGFRTDLEKAGALMNNGTVKPEDLKFYVGYSAWDHDQLLSEIDAGYWVVTSCSSGLITDALTTDPSCLWTEILQLMGGQYSELSQKPKQDGA